From a single Centropristis striata isolate RG_2023a ecotype Rhode Island chromosome 14, C.striata_1.0, whole genome shotgun sequence genomic region:
- the LOC131985055 gene encoding ADP-ribosylation factor-like protein 4A, with protein sequence MGNRLSDHHSLFSCLPSFQALHIVILGLDSAGKTTVLYRLRFNEFVNTVPTKGFNNEKIKVSLAGSRRTVSFHFWDVGGQEKLRPLWRSYTRCADGIVFVVDSVDVERIEEAKTELHKITRLAENQGVPVLVVANKQDLRNSVSLAEMESMLALGELSTPTPWHLQPACAIIGEGLQEGLEKLHTMIMKRRKMLWQQKKKR encoded by the coding sequence ATGGGGAACAGATTATCAGACCATCACTCCCTCTTCTCCTGCCTGCCGTCCTTCCAGGCTCTCCACATCGTCATTCTAGGACTGGACAGCGCAGGAAAGACCACCGTTTTGTACCGCCTGCGCTTCAATGAGTTTGTGAACACCGTCCCGACGAAGGGTTTTAACAACGAGAAGATCAAAGTGTCACTGGCAGGTAGCAGACGGACAGTGTCCTTCCACTTCTGGGACGTGGGCGGTCAGGAGAAGCTCCGCCCTCTGTGGCGTTCTTACACTCGATGCGCCGACGGCATCGTGTTCGTGGTGGACTCGGTGGACGTGGAGCGGATCGAGGAGGCCAAGACGGAACTGCACAAGATCACGCGGCTGGCGGAGAACCAGGGAGTGCCGGTTCTGGTGGTGGCTAACAAACAGGACCTGAGGAACTCCGTCAGCCTGGCTGAGATGGAGAGCATGTTGGCTCTAGGGGAGCTCAGCACCCCCACTCCCTGGCACCTCCAGCCTGCTTGTGCTATCATTGGTGAGGGATTACAGGAAGGTCTGGAGAAGCTGCACACCATGATCATGAAGAGGAGAAAGATGCTTTggcaacagaagaaaaagagatgA